The following nucleotide sequence is from Nomascus leucogenys isolate Asia chromosome 13, Asia_NLE_v1, whole genome shotgun sequence.
AATACTGaataatataaaagataattattttacaataaaatgtcGAATATCtcttgtaatttattgaatactgtactaaaaataaaaaaaaataaatacttgaagTAGAGTCTCTACTGAATGCTTACTGCACCATTGTAAATTTGAAAAATCATTACTTTGAGCCCTCATTGAATTGGGACCTTCCATATGTCTGTACAGTCCATTTTGATCCGGTCTCTtcaggccttttttttctttgagacggagtcttgctctgtctccaggctagagtgcagtggcgcgatctcggctcactgcaacctccgcctcgtgagttcaagagattcttctgcctcagcttccggagtagctgggactacaagcgcacgccaccacagccagctaatttctgtatttttagtagagatggtttcactatgttggccaggatgatcttggtctcttgaccttgtgattcacctgccttagcctccccaagtgttgggattacaggcgtgagcctccacacctggcctttttttatttttatttatttatttttttgagatggagtgttgctctgttgcccaggctggagtgtagtggtatgatctcgactcactaaagcctccacctcccgagttcaagcgattatccttcCTCATCctccggagtgctgggattacaggcgcccaccagcatgcctggctaatttttgtatttttagtagagacaaggttttaccatgttggtcaggctggtctcgaattcctgacctcagatgatccgcctgcctcggcctcccaaagtgttgaaattacaggtgtgagccaccgcgcccggccctgcctcctccttctttttttttttcttttttttttttgagacagagcctcactcttgtcgcccaggctggagtgcagtgatgtgatctcagctcactgcagtctccacctcccagattgaGGCAGTTCTGTttcagattcctgagtagctggtactacaggtgcacgtcacgcggcctggctaatttttgtatttttagtagagatggggttttaccatattggtcaggctggtctcaaacttctgacctcaggtgatccacccaccttggcctcccaaagtgttgaaattacaggtgtgagccactgtgcttggcctaaaGGACATTTTGGGAACCGGTGTTAACGTCTAttgaaaccttttatttttagaatatcagattttgaaagataaattgACCATTGGAGGTTATATGTTACATAGGTTTGGGAATTTCCTGTTGCTAGTTTGCTGCTAAACCAGAACTCTGAAGTctcaacgtttttttttttttttaagctggtaGGAAAGATAGATTTTCATTCCGAATCTTTGTTTTTCACAGTTGAGGCTTATGAGTAGTcatcttgttatttttaaaatacttcatagTGCAGTTTGGGCTTGTCTGACAGGATGGTTGGGTTGGCTCAatactttgatatttttctttttcatctttgccatagtatttttttttttaagttatgcaTCTAAATCAAGACAGAATCACATTTCTTTGCCCCAAAacctttttgcttagaattatgTTCTTTGGAAACCCTAGGGTTTGAAATAAGTTGCTACTGTGGTAAgtgtaaatttaattttcagaaaaaagctgatctgacttatttttcttccccatttaGTTTTTCCATGGTTTGGACTGGATATCGGTGGAACTCTGGTCAAGCTGGTTTATTTTGAACCCAAAGACATCACTgctgaagaagaagaggaagaagtggaAAGTCTTAAAAGCATTCGGAAGTACCTGACCTCCAATGTGGCTTATGGGTCTACAGGCATTCGGGACGTGCACCTCGAGCTGAAGGACCTGACTCTGTGTGGACGCAAAGGCAATCTGCACTTTATACGCTTTCCCACTCATGACATGCCTGCTTTTATTCAAATGGGCAGAGATAAAAACTTCTCGAGTCTCCACACTGTCTTTTGTGCCACTGGAGGTGGAGCGTACAAATTTGAGCAGGATTTTCTCACAGTATGCATTTTTTAGCTTATATACAATTTATGGTAATTTGATTGTTAAAAATAATGCCAGTAGCAAGTGGTGAAATAATTTCCATCTCTAATGGAACTTGAATTTTCTTGAGTCAAATGAAGATTAAAGGTACGCTAGTGATAGTCAGGAGTTAGCCATCTAGAGGTGGTTGTAGTATAGTTCAGATGTATGGATAACAATCAGAGCCACTAAAAGGGTAGCATTTTATTGTTCCTTTAGTATGAAAAATTAGGGCATCTGCTATACGTTGAGGAAGAAACTACCTAAAAGGAACATCATTAGATCGTGAACAATGAgattgaaatataataaaaatcatttcatgtcataaaattgttttcaatcttgtctaccaCATTATTTCTCTTGTCTCCCTCAATTGTTTGCTGGCATGTTCACTAACTGAAAAAATAAGGAACTCTGGTCAAAAGTGGTGTTTTCAGGCTCAGGGCTGGTCTGAGATGGGTGACTGCAGAGCCCTTCTCTCCCAGAATGCTTTCTGATGTGTTCTGTGCTGCACACTTAACTGGAGTctcgccaccatgtctggcccctgGGGAATGCTGCCAGGCGCTCTATCTTGCTTTTGTTGAGTGAACACTGGAGAACATTGTGAGCAAGGCCTTGAGGCTAGGTCCTTTCAGAGTGGGTGGTGGGGGTAGGCCGGAGAACTGACAAATGAATTGGCCAAGATCCTGACCTTCAGGGTGCAATACAGATTGAAAATGTCTTCAGTGACTGTTTTTCTATTGCTAAATGAGAGAATATTAGTCCGAAAGAgattctgcctttttgttttgttttgtttttttgagatggagttttgttcttgttcccaggctggagtgcaatggtacgatcttggctcaacacaacctccacctctcgggttcaagtgattctcctgcctcagcctccctagtagctgggattacaggcatgtgccaccacgcccggctaattttgtgtttttagtagagacagggtttctccatgttggtcaggctggtctcgaactcctgatttcaggtgatctgcctgcttcagcctcccaaagtgctgggattacagggatgagtcaCCTTGCCCGGCCCAGATTCTGCCTGTTATTCTGCatgtcttttagtagagatgggtttcaccatgttgtccgggctggtctggaacacctgacctcaagtgatctgcctgcctcggcctcccaaagtgctggaattacaggtgtgagccaccgtgcctggcctcaactttTTGACTAACATGCCTTGGAGTTCTTCCCACTTCAGAACATACAgatcctcttcattttttttttttcgttgttgttgttttgagacggagtctcgccctgtcacccaggttggagtgcagtggtgcgatctcagctcactgcaacctctgcctcccaggttgaagagattcttctgcctcagcctctggagtagctgggtttacaggcgtgtgccaccatacctggctaatttttttttttatctttagtagatactgggtttcaccatgttggccaggctggtcttgaactcctgacctcgtgatccacccgccccagcctcccaaagtgctgggattacaggcgtgagccaccgtgcccggctgatccTCTTCATTTTTAGTTGCTATACAGTGCTCCATAATACGAATAATAATTTAGtcattcctttattatttaaatggaattaaTTGATTATGAAACAGTTCAAATTTTGACTGCTAAAATTCCCTTCCCTCCCAAGAGGCTGTAGCTAGTTTAGATAGTGAAAAAAATCTTACCTTCTAACTGGATACTTTCAGCCTTTTGGCTTCAGTTTGTTAAATAATGTGTGGCCTCTTTTGATACTGCTCCAAAGCCTTGAGATGGTCCTCTGTCACCGTCCTTGTGGCTCCCGCCCTGTGCCACGAGGTGGTTTCTGATGGTGCTGTGGCCTGAGCTGCGCATCAGCCCCATTGTCCCTGTAAGCAGAGATCTGAATTTCTGCTTGAAGGTTGATcaatgctgtgtttttttttttggtcacactTATTCAGCTGCTGCAGTAGTTTCTATGTAGAGTGTATTTGGGTCCGTAGTAGCAGGAGTCTGTCTCAGCACTCTGTCCCTAGGTTTGCTCCTAAATCTGTTCTGTAAAGCATGCACAAATAATACACATCTGTGAGTGCACTTTAATGGTTTGTTTCACGTAGTGGGGATATTGAAtggaatttttgtttctgttggcTTACTAAAAAGTCTGAGTACATTCTTATTTCATTACAGATAGGTGATCTTCAGCTTTGCAAACTGGATGAACTAGATTGCTTGATAAAAGGAATTTTATACATTGACTCAGTTGGATTCAATGGACGGTCACAGTGCTATTACTTTGAAAACCCTGCTGATTCTGAAAAGTGTCAGAAGTTACCATTTGATTTGAAAAATCCGTATCCTCTGCTTCTGGTGAACATTGGCTCAGGGGTTAGCATCTTAGCAGTATATTCCAAAGATAATTACAAACGGGTCACAGGTACTAGGTAAGTTGTATATAAAACTCATTGTTTATTCTTAGTATCCTAACGGGCTGAGTTTTCAGTTATTACATACAACTACACCTTCAAGAACCTGTTAGGTGGAAGTGTTTCTGGATTATGCAAACAAATGTTTCTCTTTGAAAATCCTGATTTTATGACCTAGTTTTCTTTAATCTCTACTGTTGAGGATTTATTATCCTAGGTGTTTCTTAAAAGATCACATCAGCAGACTCATTGTAGCCCTTGCCCTCAGATAGTTTATGGTGTGCATACACAAAGCAGCTGAAGTTATTAGGCAGCATCTGTAAGGAGAAGGCATGGGAAAGGACCTGGCTTTGAAACCTGTGTAAATTTCATGCTcctacacacgtgtgtgtgtagaATAATGATTTATTCTACGAATGTGATTTAGAAGTTGATATGTACTGATCAGTA
It contains:
- the PANK2 gene encoding pantothenate kinase 2, mitochondrial isoform X3 — translated: MSKSFFPWFGLDIGGTLVKLVYFEPKDITAEEEEEEVESLKSIRKYLTSNVAYGSTGIRDVHLELKDLTLCGRKGNLHFIRFPTHDMPAFIQMGRDKNFSSLHTVFCATGGGAYKFEQDFLTIGDLQLCKLDELDCLIKGILYIDSVGFNGRSQCYYFENPADSEKCQKLPFDLKNPYPLLLVNIGSGVSILAVYSKDNYKRVTGTSLGGGTFFGLCCLLTGCTTFEEALEMASRGDSTKVDKLVRDIYGGDYERFGLPGWAVASSFGNMMSKEKREAVSKEDLARATLITITNNIGSIARMCALNENINQVVFVGNFLRINTIAMRLLAYALDYWSKGQLKALFSEHEGYFGAVGALLELLKIP